Within the Streptomyces sp. YIM 121038 genome, the region GCAGGGTGACGACCTTCAGGGCCGTGTTCGCCTTCACGCCGAAGCAGATGTCGAGCACGGTGAGGATCGCGTACGCGCCCGTGACCGCGTTGATCGTCTCCCAGCCCCAGCGGGCGACCCAGATCAGCGCGCCGGGGAAGAGGTTGCCGCGCTGGCCGAAGACCGCGCGCGAGAGCGTCATGCCCGGCGAGCCGCCGCGCTTGCCCGCGATGGAGACCAGGCCCACCAGGCCGTAGCTCAGGACGGGCGAGACGAGGGCGACGACCAGGACCTGCCAGAAGTTCAGCTCGTTCGAGACGATGAGGCCCGCGCCCATGGTGAGCAGCAGCACGCTGATGTTGGCGGCGACCCAGGTGGGGAACAGCTCGCGGGTCCTGCCGTGGCGTTCGGAGTCGGGGACCGGCTCCAGACCCCTGGTCTCCAGGGCGCCTTCGTGTTCGGCGGTTTCGGCGGTGGTGCTCATGAGGGGGAGTTCCGTGCCTCTCGCTCGGTCTGCGTCGACGTTGTCGCAGCCGGTGGGGGTTTTCTTCGGATGGGACTCTACGCGCGTTGACGCAGCCTCTTCCATCGTACTTTAGTCCGAGTAATCCCGGCTAGTGGCCTATGTCTTTTGGAGGAAGCCACAAGGGGGGCCCGTGGGCGAGCCATGACTGATACTGGGTGGGTTATGGAAATCGTCATCCTCGCTGTAGTCATCGCCGTGGTCGTGGTCGGCGCGATCGGCGGGCTCGTCGTCGGCAGCCGCAAGAAGAAGCAGCTGCCGCCGTCCCAGGCCCCGTCGAGCACGCCCACCATCACCGCACCCCCCGCCGAGCCGCACGTCGGCGACGAGGCCGAGACGCCGCGCGACGAGCCGCGCCGCACCATCGAGGAGGTGGACCTGCCGGTCGCCGAGCCGTCGGCGTCCGCCCCCGTCGTGGTCGAGGAGCCCGAGGCTCCCGAGGCCCCCGAAGCCCCGGAGATCGAGACCCCGGAGCCCACCGCGGGCCGCCTGGTGCGGCTGCGCGCCCGCCTGTCCCGCTCGCAGAACGCGCTCGGCAAGGGCCTGCTGACCCTGCTCTCCCGCGAGCACCTCGACGAGGACACCTGGGAGGAGATCGAGGACACGCTCCTCACCGCCGACGTCGGCGTCGCCCCCACCCAGGAGCTCGTCGAGCGGCTGCGCGAGCGCGTGAAGGTGCTCGGCACCCGCACCCCGCAGGAGCTGCGCACCCTGCTGCGCGAGGAGCTCCTCCAGCTCGTCGGCACGGACTTCGACCGCGCCGTCAAGACCGAGTCCGGCCTGGAGACCCCGGGCATCGTGATGGTCGTCGGCGTGAACGGCACCGGCAAGACCACCACCACCGGCAAGCTCGCCCGCGTCCTCGTCGCCGACGGCCGCTCGGTCGTCCTCGGCGCCGCCGACACCTTCCGCGCCGCCGCCGCCGACCAGCTCCAGACCTGGGGCGACCGCGTCGGCGCCCGCACCGTGCGCGGACCCGAGGGCGGCGACCCGGCCTCCATCGCCTTCGACGCCGTCAAGGAAGGCATCACCGAGGGCGCCGACGTCGTGCTCATCGACACCGCGGGCCGGCTGCACACCAAGACCGGCCTGATGGACGAGCTCGGCAAGGTCAAGCGCGTCGTCGAGAAGCACGCCCCGCTCGACGAGGTGCTGCTCGTCCTGGACGCCACCACCGGCCAGAACGGCCTGGTCCAGGCCCGGGTCTTCGCCGAGGTCGTCGACATCACCGGCATCGTCCTCACCAAGCTCGACGGCACCGCCAAGGGCGGCATCGTCGTCGCCGTCCAGCGCGAGCTGGGCGTGCCGGTCAAGCTGGTGGGCCTGGGCGAGGGCGCGGACGACCTCGCGCCCTTCGAGCCCGAGGCCTTCGTCGATGCCCTTATCGGCGACTAGGCGCTTCGCGGGAAGCGCGGTGCCGAACCTGCGGGCCGCCGGTGGCTGGTCGCGCCCGCGTGGCGGAGCCACATATCGGCACAGCCCCGCGCCCCTTCGGGGCGCTGCCGTGCCGCGGCGGCCTACACCGTGGCCGCTCAGCCGCGCGGATCAAGGAGAAGGGCCCCACCCCGGGGTGCAGCCGGGGCGGGGCCCTTCCGTATGGGGCGGCCGACGCGCGGGGAGTGCGCCCCCGCGCGCGTGCGGGGCGTTACGCCGGGGAGCGGTGGGCCACGTACGCCAGCGTGCCGAGCACGAGACGGGCGTGCGGAGGGCTCGTCGCCGAGTCCGGGTCGGGGGCGCGCAGCCAGCGCACCGGGCCGAGCCCGCCGCGGTCGGAGGGCGGCGCGGTGATGTGGCTGCCGGGGCCGATGCCGTGCAGGTCCAGGGCCGCGTCGTCCCAGCCCATGCGGTAGAGCAGCTGGGGGAGTTCGGCGGCGGCGCCGGGCGCGACCAGGAAGTGCGTGCGGCCGTCGGGCGTGGCCGCCACCGGGCCGAGCGGCAGGCCCATCCGCTCCAGGCGCACCAGGGCCCGGCGCCCGGCGGTCTCCGCGACCTCGATGACGTCGAACGCCCGGCCGACCGGCAGCATCACGGCCGCCCCGGGGAACTGCCCCCAGGCGTCGGTCACTTCGTCGAGCGTGGCGCCCGCGGGGACCTCCGGCGCGAAGTCGAGGGGGTGTGCGCCGGGGGCCGGACACCCGGCGGCGCCGCAGGAGCAGCGCCCGTCCTGGGCGCGCGCCCCGGGCACCACGGCCCAGCCCCACAGGCCCGTGTACTCCGCCACCGCCGTGCAGTCGGACGCGGCGCGGCCCCGCCGCCGCGACGTGGCGCGCGGCTCCTTGGGCTCCTTCGCGCGGCCGGGCTCGCGGTCGCCCGTGCCCCGGGCCGTCCCGCCCGTGTCCTTCGCCTCCGGGAGTCCCGAGTCCTTTGTTCCGCGGTCACCGGAACGGGGCTCTTTGGTCCCCCGGATGCCGCCGATCGTGAAGCCCATGCCCCCTCCAACGGGTCGAGTGCGCCGTGGTTACGTGACGGAATCGGATCGTGACTCTCTGTCTTAAGCTGTCTTGAGCCGTCTTGAGTGGTGCCCGGCGTCACTGTTTGGACGTCTCAAGCCGACTTTCGCTGACTTTCGCCGACTTCCGCCGCCAAGTGCTCGCGGCGCTCGGGGGATTCGGGGGTGGTGTGACCCGCGACCCGCGCCCCTGCGTGCTCCGTTCCGCCGACTCTCGGTTGTTCTGTGTCAAGTGAATCGCGTGCGGCGGTCCGGGAGTTCATTCGAAGGGGTGGCGAATGGTGGCGTTTCCGGGATCGCCCTCGCCGGAGAGGTGATCGTAGGATTACTTTCAGTGCATGGAGTCGGGAGCAGTGCGCGCCCGCGGGTATGCCGGAGGCAAGTCGGCTTCCCGTTCGATGGGTGACATTCTCCGGACGGGCGGCCGCGGCACGCGGCATTCTGTTAGGGCTTGACCGAGGACCGCGTACAAGTGTCTTGAGGGATGGGGGCGTTCCAGTGGGCGGCAGTAGCGGTGGCGGTACGAACGCCGAGAAGCGCCCGAACGAGATGCTCACCTCTTGGTTCGTGCGCAGCGGCTGGTCGAAGGGCGAGCTGGCGCGGCAAGTGAACCGCAGAGCCAGGCAGTTGGGCGCTCATCACATCTCCACGGACACCTCCCGCGTCCGGCGCTGGCTGGACGGGGAGAATCCGCGCGAGCCCATTCCGCGCATCCTCTCCGAGCTGTTCTCGGAGCGCTTCGGATGCGTCGTCGCCGTCGAGGACCTCGGCCTGCGCGCCGCCCACCAGTCGCCCTCCGTCTCCGGCGTCGACCTGCCCTGGACCGGGCCGCAGACGGTCGCGCTCATCAGCGAGTTCAGCCGCAGCGACCTGATGCTCGCCCGGCGCGGCTTCCTCGGCACCTCGCTCGCCCTGTCCGCGGGCCCCGCCCTGATCGAGCCCATGCAGCGCTGGCTGGTGCCGGGCCCCTCCACCGCCCAGGTGGTGGCCGAGCCCGAGCCCCAGCAGTACGCCGGCAGGCGGCCCGGCCGCCTCTCCAAACCGGAGATGGACCTCCTGGAGTCCACCACGGTGATGTTCCGCCAGTGGGACGCCCAGTGCGGCGGCGGCCTGCGCCGCAAAGCCGTCGTCGGCCAGCTGCACGAGGTGACCGACCTGCTCCAGGAGCCCCAGCCCGAGTCCACCGCCAAGCGCCTGTTCAAGGTCGCCGGTGAACTGGCCGAGCTCGCGGGCTGGATGAGCTATGACGTGGGGCTCCAGCCGACCGCCCAGAAGTACTTCGTCCTCGCCCTGCACGCCGCCAAGGAAGCGGGCGAGAAGCCCCTCGGCTCGTACATCCTCTCCAGCATGAGCCGCCAGATGATCCACCTCGGCCGCCCCGACGACGCCCTGGAGCTCATCCACCTCGCCCAGTACGGCAGCCGCGACTGCGCGAGCCCGCGCACCCAGGCGATGCTGTATGCGATGGAGGCCCGCGCCTACGCCGGAATGGGCCAACCGGGCCGCTGTAAACGGGCGGTGCGCATGGCCGAGGACACCTTCACCGACGCGGACGACTGGGACGAGCCCGAGCCGGACTGGATCCGCTTCTTCTCCGAAGCCGAGCTCAACGGCGAGAACGCCCACTCCTTCCGCGACCTCGCCTACGTCGCGGGCCGCAGCCCGACCTGCGCCTCCCTCTCCGAGCCCGTCATGGAGCGCGCCGTCGAGCTCTTCGGCAAGGACCCCGAACACCAGCGGTCGTACGCGCTGAACCTGATCGGCATGGCCACCGTCCACCTGCTCCAGAAAGAGCCCGAGCAGAGCATGCTCCTCGCCAGGGACACGCTGGACATCGCCAAGAAGGTGCGCTCCGAGCGGGTCAACACCCGGCTGCGCAAGACCGTCGCCAACGCCGTGCGGGACTTCGGCGACGTCCCGGAGGTCGTCCACTTCACCGACCAGCTCGCCCAGGAGATGCCGGAAACCGCGGAGGCCGTCTGACGGTCCGAGGTCCCGCCGACCCTCCAGGGCCCCGGCCCGACGCCCCAGGACTCCGGTCGCGGCAGCCCATCCCGAACAGCCCGACTCGGCTCCCCCATGCCAGGTCATCCGGATGGCGCCGCGGCCGGGCTGCTTTTGCGCCCGAACCGCCGCCGCTCTCGCGGACCGGGGCGCTCGCCGTGGGGGTCGCCCAATCGATGGCTGGGGTTTTGGGAGGATACGTTCCGCCCTCCGGTTCTGGCGTGCAGTTCATTCACGCGTAACACGCCCGACCTCTTCGTCACTGCCGCGAAACATCGAGCGGCACTGGCCGAAACCGCGCTGCGCCAACCTCGTGCCGCATAACCGGTCCACCGTCCTCGCACCGCAGAGGCCGGACCGCACGGGCCGCATCCGACGACGAGGAGACTGCGATGCCCCCAGGCATCCGGCTTGCCGCAGACGCCCCGGAGCTGTCTGCCGCCAACACCGGGTTCATGCTCATCTGCTCCGCCCTGGTGATGCTCATGACGCCGGGTCTCGCCTTCTTCTACGGGGGCATGGTCCGCGTCAAGAGCACCCTGAACATGCTGATGATGAGCTTCATCAGCCTGGGGATCGTCACCCTCCTGTGGGTGCTCTACGGCTTCTCCCTCGCCTTCGGCACCGACCACGGCAGCCTCATCGCCTGGGACTCCGACTACGTCGGGCTCGGCGGAATCGGCCTCACCGAGCTGTGGGACGGCTACACCGTCCCCGTCTACGTCTTCGCGGTCTTCCAGCTCATGTTCGCGATCATCACGCCCGCCCTGATCAGCGGCGCCCTCGCGGACCGCGTGAAGTTCACCGCCTGGGCCCTGTTCGTCACGCTGTGGGCCACGATCGTGTACTTCCCCGTCGCCCACTGGGTGTGGGGCACCGGCGGCTGGGCCTTCGAACTCGGCGTGATCGACTTCGCGGGCGGCACCGCCGTGCACATCAACGCGGGCGCCGCGGCCCTCGGCGTCATCCTCGTCATCGGCAAGCGCGTCGGCTTCAAGAAGGACCCCATGCGCCCGCACAGCCTGCCGCTCGTGATGCTCGGCGCCGGCCTGCTGTGGTTCGGCTGGTTCGGCTTCAACGCCGGGTCCTGGCTCGGCAACGACGACGGCGTCGGCGCCCTGATGTTCCTCAACACCCAGGTCGCCACCGCCGCCGCCATGCTCGCCTGGCTCGTCTACGAGAAGCTGCGGCACGGCGCGTTCACCACGCTCGGCGCCGCCTCCGGCGCCGTCGCGGGCCTCGTCGCCATCACTCCTTCCGGGGGTTCCTGCTCCCCGCTCGGCGCCATCGCCATCGGTGCCGTCGCCGGACTGCTGTGCGCCATGGCCGTCGGCCTGAAGTTCAGGTTCGGCTTCGACGACTCCCTCGACGTCGTCGGCGTCCACCTCGTCGGCGGCGTCACGGGCTCCCTCCTCGTCGGCCTCTTCGCCACCGGCGGCGGCCAGTCCGACGCCAAGGGCCTCTTCTACGGCGGTAACCTCGACCAGCTCGGCAAGCAGGCCGCGGGGGTCGGTGCCGTCCTCGCGTACTCCTTCCTCGCCTCCGCCGTGCTCGCCCTCCTCATCGACAAGACGATCGGCATGCGCGTCAGCGAGGACGAGGAGGTCGGCGGCATCGACCAGGTCCAGCACGCCGAGACGGCGTACGACTTCAGCGGCGCGGGCGGCGGCACGGCGCCCCGCACCACGGCCGCCGTGCCGGGCCCGGTGGCGCAGACCGCCGCCGCCGCGGAGCCGAAGAACAAGAAGGTGGACGCATGAAGCTCATCACCGCGGTGGTCAAGCCGCACCGGCTCGACGAGATCAAGGAAGCCCTCCAGGCCTTCGGCGTCCAGGGCCTGACCGTCACCGAGGCCAGCGGCTACGGACGCCAGCGCGGGCACACCGAGGTCTACCGCGGCGCGGAGTACACCGTCGACCTCGTCCCCAAGATCCGCATCGAGGTCCTCGTCGAGGACGGCGACGCCGAGCAGCTCGTCGACGTCATCGTGAAGGCCGCCCGCACCGGCAAGATCGGCGACGGCAAGGTGTGGACGCTGCCCGTCGAGACCGCCGTCCGCGTCCGGACCGGCGAACGCGGCCCCGACGCCCTGTAACCCGCCCACGGCGCCGCGTCGGGGGCGCCGTGGACACCGTGCCGTAACCGCCCTGGACACCGTGGAGAACAGGAGCCGCCGGGTGACGAGTGTGGACGTACGAACCGAGACCGAAGATCCCGGACCCAGCGGCTACGCGGCGGCCCGGCTGCGCCTCCTGCACCAGGAGGCGCGGTCCGGGCCGCCGCGCCGTGCGGCCCTCGCCGAGCTGACCGACGGCTGGCTCGGCGGCCTCCTCGCCGCGGGCACCGCCGACCTCGCGGCGCTGCGCGGGGCGGCCCTCGTCGCCGTCGGCGGCTACGGCCGCGGCGAACTGTCCCCGCGCAGCGACCTCGACCTGCTGCTCCTGCACGACGGCAGCGCCGAGCCAGGCGCCCTCGCGGCCCTCGCCGACCGCATCTGGTACCCGGTCTGGGACCTCGGGCTCTCCCTCGACCACTCCGTCCGCACCCCCGCCGAGGCCCGCAGGACGGCCGCCGACGACCTCAAGGTCCAGCTCGGCCTCCTCGACGCCCGGCACGTCGCGGGGGACCTCGGCCTCACCACGGCCCTGCGCACCACGATCCTCGCCGACTGGCGCAACCAGGCGCCCAAGCGGCTCCCCGAGCTGCGCGAGCTGTGCGACGAACGGGCCGAGCGGCAGGGCGAGTTGAGCCACCTCCTCGAACCCGACCTGAAGGAGGCGCGCGGCGGCCTCCGGGACACCACCGCCCTGCGCGCCGTCGCCGCGTCCTGGCTCGCCGACGCGCCCCGCGAAGGCCTCGCCGAGGCGCGCCGCACCCTGCTCGACGTACGCGACGCACTGCATCTGACCACCGGCCGCGCCACCGACCGCCTCGCCCTCCAGGAGCAGGACCAGGTCGCCGCCGAACTGGGCCTCCTGGACGCCGACACGCTGCTGCGCCAGGTCTACGAGGCCGCCCGCACCATCGCCTACGCGGGCGACGTCACCTGGCGCGAGGTCTCCCGCGTCCTGAGGTCGCGCGCCGCCCGGCCACGCCTTCGCGGCCTGCTCGGCGGCGCGCGGACCACCGCGGCCGAGCGCTCGCCGCTCGCCGAGGGCGTCGTGGAGCAGGACGGCGAGGTCGTCCTAGCCCGGGCCGCGCG harbors:
- the ftsY gene encoding signal recognition particle-docking protein FtsY, which codes for MEIVILAVVIAVVVVGAIGGLVVGSRKKKQLPPSQAPSSTPTITAPPAEPHVGDEAETPRDEPRRTIEEVDLPVAEPSASAPVVVEEPEAPEAPEAPEIETPEPTAGRLVRLRARLSRSQNALGKGLLTLLSREHLDEDTWEEIEDTLLTADVGVAPTQELVERLRERVKVLGTRTPQELRTLLREELLQLVGTDFDRAVKTESGLETPGIVMVVGVNGTGKTTTTGKLARVLVADGRSVVLGAADTFRAAAADQLQTWGDRVGARTVRGPEGGDPASIAFDAVKEGITEGADVVLIDTAGRLHTKTGLMDELGKVKRVVEKHAPLDEVLLVLDATTGQNGLVQARVFAEVVDITGIVLTKLDGTAKGGIVVAVQRELGVPVKLVGLGEGADDLAPFEPEAFVDALIGD
- a CDS encoding bifunctional DNA primase/polymerase; its protein translation is MGFTIGGIRGTKEPRSGDRGTKDSGLPEAKDTGGTARGTGDREPGRAKEPKEPRATSRRRGRAASDCTAVAEYTGLWGWAVVPGARAQDGRCSCGAAGCPAPGAHPLDFAPEVPAGATLDEVTDAWGQFPGAAVMLPVGRAFDVIEVAETAGRRALVRLERMGLPLGPVAATPDGRTHFLVAPGAAAELPQLLYRMGWDDAALDLHGIGPGSHITAPPSDRGGLGPVRWLRAPDPDSATSPPHARLVLGTLAYVAHRSPA
- a CDS encoding ammonium transporter → MPPGIRLAADAPELSAANTGFMLICSALVMLMTPGLAFFYGGMVRVKSTLNMLMMSFISLGIVTLLWVLYGFSLAFGTDHGSLIAWDSDYVGLGGIGLTELWDGYTVPVYVFAVFQLMFAIITPALISGALADRVKFTAWALFVTLWATIVYFPVAHWVWGTGGWAFELGVIDFAGGTAVHINAGAAALGVILVIGKRVGFKKDPMRPHSLPLVMLGAGLLWFGWFGFNAGSWLGNDDGVGALMFLNTQVATAAAMLAWLVYEKLRHGAFTTLGAASGAVAGLVAITPSGGSCSPLGAIAIGAVAGLLCAMAVGLKFRFGFDDSLDVVGVHLVGGVTGSLLVGLFATGGGQSDAKGLFYGGNLDQLGKQAAGVGAVLAYSFLASAVLALLIDKTIGMRVSEDEEVGGIDQVQHAETAYDFSGAGGGTAPRTTAAVPGPVAQTAAAAEPKNKKVDA
- a CDS encoding P-II family nitrogen regulator; amino-acid sequence: MKLITAVVKPHRLDEIKEALQAFGVQGLTVTEASGYGRQRGHTEVYRGAEYTVDLVPKIRIEVLVEDGDAEQLVDVIVKAARTGKIGDGKVWTLPVETAVRVRTGERGPDAL